The Flaviramulus sp. BrNp1-15 genome includes the window TTAATTGCTGCTTTCAATTCTCTTTCTAAAAATAATAGTTCTATAAAACTACTTTTAGTTGGCAACTATGAGACAGAACTTGATCCATTATTACCAGAAACATTAAAAATAATTTCTACTAATACTAACATAATAAGTACAGGTTTTGTGAAAGATGTTCGTCCATACTTTGCGATCTCAAACGCACTTGCTTTCCCTAGTTACAGAGAAGGGTTTCCTAATGTAGTTATGCAAGCAGGAGCAATGAAATTACCCAGTATAGTAACAAATATAAATGGTTGTAATGAAATTATTATAAATCAGGAAACAGGAATAATAATTCCAGTTAAAAACGAACAAGCATTATATGATGCCATGCTTTTCTTGTATAGAAAACAAGAAGAAGTTAAAAATATGGGGGCAAAATCTAGAGAACGTATAGTATCTAAATACGAACGTAAAAATTTATGGCTTGCTTTACTTGAAGAATATAAGAGTCTTGACTAATAAAACATAACTGTTTTATATTTAGCATTTTAACACTTTATACATGTTTTTTTCTATTTAAAGAAAATAATTACCTATTGTAGATAATAATAGATTTATTTTACTAATGTCTTTATATTTATTAGTAGTTTGTTATAAGATAAATATTAAAGAAATCATGAGGCTTTTAGAAAAAATTAGATTTACAATGTTTTGGTTTGTCGATTTTTTAAAAGGATCAAAACTAAAAAAGCACTATAAAGACATAACCTTTATTCTAGAAAACTATAATTTAAACTCATCTAAACAAAGAAGAGAAGCTCATTTAAATAGTATAATTAAGCACGCAATAAAAACAACTGAATTTTATAAAAAATATACTTTTAATGAATCTCTTGAAACTTTACCTGTTATTGATAAAAACATACTTAGAGAGAAACATCTTGAATTTCTATCTAATACAATGACCAAAAAGAAGTTTTATTCAACTATAACTACAGGTTCAACAGGTACACCATTAGAAATATTTCTTGATAAAAATAAAAGAAGAAGAAACACTGCCGATGTAATTTACTTTTCTCAATTAGCTAATTTTAAAATAGGTTTTAGGTTATTTTATTTAAGAAAATGGAGTGTGGATTTAAAAAAATCTTTTTTTCTTTCTTGGATTCAAAATGTAAAAGCCTTAGAAGTCCTAAATCTTAATGATGAAAATATAGATAAAATTATTAATAATATTAAAAATGATTCCTCTACTAAAGGGTTTATTGGGTATGCATCGGCCTATGATGTAATTTGCAAATATTTAGATAGAATAAAATTTAAACCAATAAACTCTAATATAAAATCAATTATTGCTGTATCAGAAGGACTAAATATCAATACAAAAAAATCCTTGGAATATTATTTTCAAGCCCCTGTTGTATCTCGTTATTCTAATATGGAAAATGGAATTATTGCTCAACAAACACCTCAGTCTAAAAATAATTTTATAATAAATTGGGCTAGTTATTATATAGAAATATTAGATATTGATAAAGATATACTTGCTAAACCTGGAGAACCTGGAAGAATTGTGGTAACAGATTTATTTAATTATTACATGCCAATAATTAGATATGATACAGGTGACATAGGGACAATTGATTACAGTGTTCAACCACCTATTTTTACAAAAATTGAAGGTAGAAAAACTGATGTCTTATACAATACAAATGGTATAGTTGTTCCTTCTATGATTATAGCCAGTATAGATAGGTATGATGGTATTATTCAAGGCCAATTAATTCAAGAAAGCAAGTACGAATACACTTTAAAACTAAATGTTTCTGAATTATTTAATAAAGAACTTGAAATTATTAACGAGTTCAAAGGTTATTTGGGAATTAATGCTAAAATAAAAGTTGTTTACGTTAATGAAATTCCACTTCTTGACTCTGGAAAAAGAAGATCAACAGTAAATAATTATATTAAGCAAGCTTAAATTAATTTTATAAGTATATAAAAAACTCTAACAACCTCTCAAGGGATTAAACTTAATCAAATGAATATACGATTATATAATTTTAAAAATGTAAGGGCTAATGAAAAACCTGAATGGGTTTTTTCAGCAATCAATTCATTCAAAAATACCATGCTTGATAAAAAAATACCTTTTCCTTGTCATTTTGCAAAATTAGGGCTAGAAAAATCAACTTTTCGGTTTACATATATTAAAAAAGAAGAGTTATATAAACCAGAAGAGTTTAGAATATCATTAATTGAATACTTAAACACATATAAAACTATTGATTGGCCTTCTGTTCTTGTAGTTTTTATAAATACCAATAGTGAAAACAATTTAGAAAATCATGAAGAAATTTTTTGGAATATTCTTCAATATTTAATGGATTCTGATGATGAAAGTCGCCCTATAGAAATTCCTGAAAATCCAGAAAGTTTTAAATGGCAATTTTGTTTTAATGGAATTCCTCTTTTCATAAGTGGGCATAGTAATGCTTATAAGAAAAGAAAAAGTAGGCATTCTGCATCAGACATGATGTTGGTTATACAAACCACAGAAACATTAAAACCTGTAGCAGGTACTTCTAAAAAGTCTGGCTATATCAGAAAAATTATAAGAGAAAGAGTTTCAAAATATGACGACATTGAGGTTTCAAATCTTTTAGGGTCTTACCCAAATGTTAATTCGCATGAATGGAAACAATTTTGGTTACCTGATACAAATATTGATAAAAAGAAATGTCCGTTAAGGTTTAAACAAGCTAATTCTTAATTTGGTTTAGTAAAAACTCTATGCTAAATCTTAAAAAAAGCAATAAACATATTATATGATTTCTAGAATTAAGCATTTAAAAGTCTTTCTAAATGATCCAAATAAAAAAGGTTTTTTAAGAATGATAAAGGAAATATTCATTTTTACATTGATAAAAAAAGAGCTTCCTACAGATTACTTTAGAAAATTTCTATATAGAAAAGATATAGTTGACTACAAAAATTATTTAAGTTTAAAACAATATTATTCAATTATTAACTCACCATATATTACAAATAAAAATGTAGAAGATATTATGCACAATAAGTTAAGTTTTGCTTTTTATTGTGAAAAAAAAAGGTTGTTAGTCCCATTATTAGCATCTTACAATTTTAAAAACACTTTTTATTTTAACAAAAATATTATAAAAATTAAAAACAATAAAGAACTTGTTAACTTTTACAAAAATGTATTTAATTACTATGATAAGGAAAAACTTTTTTTAAAGCCTATAAATGGTGGAGGTGGATATGGTTGTATTTTAATTGAAAAAGATAGAATAGAAGAACATATCACCTTAAATGCAAAAACCTTATTAAATAACAATTATATCCATCAAGAAGTGATTTCCCAACATTCAGATATTAATAAAATGTATTCTAAATCTGTAAATACATTGAGAATAGACACCTACTTGGATAAAAATGAAAATATACATGTAATATCTTCAGCTATGCGTTTTGGAATTGGAGACAATATTACCGATAATGCTGGTAGTGGTGGTTTTTATGTTTCTGTAGACAGCAGCTGTGGACGTCTAAAAGGAAAAGGTATACAAGATCTTACAAAAGGTGGGAATGAATTTTTAAATCACCCAAATACACATACTAAAATAGATGACTTTAAAATACCCTTTTATAACGAAGCCTTAGATTTAGCAAAAAAATCAGCTGAATACTTTCCTACACGACTTATAGGCTGGGATATCGCTATAAGTGAAACTGCACCAATTATTATTGAAGGAAACCCTAAACCTTCATTACATTTAACAGGAACAGCATTTGGTGGCTATTTAAAACATCCATTAATACAAGAGATTTTAAAAGAAATTAAATAATGAAAAAATTATTAAAGAGCTAAATACATTTATGAAATGATATGAAAACAGATATATATTATAAATTAAAATCCTATATTTTTTCTTAAAAAACTTAAGTTTAAAGTTAACATTTATATTTAGTTTATTTTACTAAATAATTAACAAACAAAGCTTTATGTGTTAAAAAACATCATATATTTAACTGCTTTATATAAACAATAACCATGAAAAAAATAAATAAAGACAGATACTTCTTTACAAGTCTTGCAATATGGTTTTCTATAATTACTCTTTTAGGTTTTTCATCTACATTCTATATTCCAGATTCTAATAGAAATTTAGATTTTTACCTAAAATTTCATGGGTTCATTTTTTCTTGCTGGATACTTTTTTATTTAATTCAAAATATTTTAATCAGTATAAAAAAAACCAGTTTACATATGAAACTAGGTTTTTTTGGATTGGGTTTGTCTTTAATTATATTTTTTAGTGGTGTATATACAAGTTTTATGCAAGCTTCAGTAAGTGTTAGCGTAATTGGAGATAATTTAGCTTATATATGTACTTATTTAATATTTGTTCTATTAGGAATTAAAAACAGAAAAAAGTTATTAAAACATAAAAGGTATATGGTTTTTGCAACAACCATTCTAACCAGTGCTGCAGTAGCAAGAATTAATATTTTTGGAATATCTGGCAGGCATGTGATTGTATATTATTTTTTAATGTTTCTACCAATTATGCTTCTATTTACTTATGATTTTTTAATTAAAAAGAAAATTTACAGAGTAAATATTTTTAACACCATATTCATATTTATTATGCTTTACACAACAAATTTGATATGGGAGATGCAAATTTGGTCAAGTATAGTTCAAAAGATTGTAGAAATTCTTAAATAATTTACTTACAAAAGTAACTCAGAATATTATTATTTATTAAGAAATGAACAAAGCTTTTCGTTTATTAAAAAAAATATTTTTATATATAAAAAAACCTCACTACGAAAGAGCTGTCGCTATACCTAACATTTATAAAATAAGACTATTTACCCTTATATTTACTACATATTTTATTGTTAATTTATTAGTGATTTTTATAATAGAAAATTTAAATAACAATGTGAATATTTTTTATTTATCAGACAATTACAAAATTGAAGCATTTAAACACTTTTCTAAAAGAGCTAATTTAATTTTGCTTTTAATCTTATTACCAATTACTGAAGAACTATTTTTTAGAGGACCAATAAGTTTATTTAAAAAAAACAAAAATAATTTTAAGAATGTATTTCATTTGTCTGCAATTTCATACGGGTTTGCCTACGCTATTTTCTATCAACTAACTACAAATATAATAGTGTTTTCTGTTGTTCTTATTATGCTTTCTAAAACAATATATGGATTATTTCTTGGATTAATTCGGGTACGTTTTGGAATTAAATATTCAATTATATCTAATATTATTTATAGTATACTTTTTTATTTAACTTATCATTATATATTATTATTATTTTTTACAAACTACATATAACATTCCTTTTCTTGATTTTGTTTTTGTATTAACAAATTGATTAGCATTTTTAACTTCTAAAATAGTATAGCCAATATTTTTTAAATCTGCCAGTATAGCATCTTTTTTTACCCAATAGGACAATGCTTGATCCCTATTAAATAAATTCCAATTAATCTTATTGTTTATTTTAATCCATGGTAAGCGTTGCATAGAGACATTTTCTTCTCTAATTTTTCTCAAAATGTTAAGAGTGGCACTAAATGGACGATTAAAAAATCTTGAGTCGTAGTCTAAAAAAGCAAAAATTGCAAGTCCTCCTTTTTTAGTAATCCGATATGATTCTTTTAATGAAGCCTTAAAACCCTGATCATTTGGTATAAAATTTAATACTTGTTGGAGATAGAGAGCATAATCAAACTCATCACTACCATATTCGGGTATATTAACAGCATCTGCTACTTTAAAATCAATTTTAGAGTTTGTTTCTTTAGCAACTCTCGTTGCATGGTCAATCATTTTTGGTACAATATCAAATGCTGAAATATTTACAAATCCTTTCTTTTCTAAATAAAAGGCTAGCCTCCCTCCTCCAGTTCCAACATCCAAAACTTTTTTTGTTTTATCAACTAAATATTTAGACAATAATTTATCTTCTGCGATTAGCAAATGATTTTTTTTTGCCCAAAGCTCTAACAATTCATTTGCATAGAGTTCTGCATTTAAATTTTTCATAATTAGGGTTAAATAACTGGTTTGTTAATGAATTTGAAAATATACTTATACAGATATTTTATAACTCTTATAATCATTCTAGTTATAAAAAATAGAATAAAAATAAGTGTTTGACTATGAAATCATTATACAGTTCTCAAATTCAATATAAGTTTACATTTAAAAATTCACATTTTTAAAAATAAACTATAACAAGTGTAAATAATCGATAAAATTATATACGAGGGCGTTTTTATACTTTAAGAATAAATTATTGTAATACTTTTGATTTTCTCTTTTATGAGATATCACTTATTTAATAAATTATTAAAATTGAATGTATAAAAAAATATTTAAAAGAATTATTGATTTTTTTGCTTCATTATTTGGCATAATCTTATTATCGCCAATTTTTCTAATTCTAATTATTATATTAATGTTCGTTAATAATGGTCGTCCTTTTTTCTTTCAAGAACGTCCTGGTAAAAATCAAAGAATTTTTAAAATCATTAAGTTTAAATCTATGACTGATAAAAAAGATGATTTTGGAAACTTACTGCCAAATGAACAAAGAGTAACAAAATTTGGTGATTTTATAAGAAAAACTTCATTAGATGAGATTCCACAATTAATAAATATTTTAATTGGTCAGATGAGTCTAGTCGGTCCTCGACCTCTACGTGTACATTACCTCCCTTTTTATACTAATGAAGAACAAATAAGACATACTGTTAAACCGGGTGTCACTGGTTTAGCTCAAGTATCAGGTAGAAATTTGCTAAGTTGGGATGATAAACTCACAAAAGATATTGAGTATGTTAATAATTTATCATTTAAAAATGACATCATTATACTTTTAAAAACAGTAAAAAAAGTGCTAAATTCAAGTAATATTGAAATTCACCCAGAGATGTTAGATTTAGATGAATTAAGAAAAACTAAAAACTAAATGAAACAAAATATACTTTTTACATGTGCCGGTAGACGTAATTATCTAATCAATTATTTTAAAGAAGCCTTAAAAGGAAATGGAAATGTTGTTGCAGCAGATTATCAGTTATCTGCACCATCACTAGTTGATGCGGATATTGCTATTAAAGTACCAAAAATAACAGATTCTAATTACATAAACACTTTAAAAGATATTATTAAAAACGAAAATATTACTGCTGTTATTTCATTAAATGATTTAGAACTCCCTATACTATCTAAAAACAAAGAAGAGTTAGAAATGTTAGGGGCTCGAGTTATAATTTCTAATGAGTACATTATTGATATTGCCTTTGATAAATGGAAAACGTACGAATTTTTTAAAAAATTGAATATTAATACTCCAAAAACATATTTAACTATAAATGATGCTTTGGAGTCTATAAAAAAAGGCGATTTAAATTATCCGTTAATAGTAAAACCCCGCTGGGGAAGTGCCTCTATTGGTATTGATATTGCCGAAAATGAAGAAGAATTATTATTAAGCTATAAACTACAGCATATAAAAATTAGAAAAAGCATTTTAAAAGATGCTAGTTCTAAGGATATTGAAAGAAGTATTATTATTCAAGAGAAAATTAATGGTGTTGAATACGGTGTAGATATATTAAACGATTTAAATGGAAACTATTACGGTACATTTGTAAGAGAAAAACTTGCAATGCGTTCTGGAGAGACAGACAAAGCTATATCTGTTATAAATGATAATTTTACTAAATATGGAGAAATTATCGGTAAAAATTCAAAGCATATTGGTAATATGGATTGTGATTTTTTTGTAAGTAATGATGAAGTTTATTTTCTTGAAATGAATCCTAGATTTGGTGGTGGTTACCCATTTTCGCATGAGGCAGGTATTGATACCCCTTCAATTTATTTGTCTTGGTTAAATAATGATTTTAATGTTGACAAGTATAATAATTTTAAAGCAGATAAGATGTTTTCTAAGTGTGATAGAATAATGCCTATTGTTAAAAAATAAATAGTAGATTCTATTTAAAAACAAAAACCTTATTAATTGTTAATAAGGTTCTATTTAATTCTCTACTTATAATTAAATTGAAGCAATAAGAAAAATTAAGCGCTTTTATATCTTTTAGATAGTTTAGAAATCATAACCCTAGTCATATTTTTTAAATCATAACTTGGTTTCCAGTTCCAATCGTTTTTTGCACTTGAATCATCAATACTCCTTGGCCAACTGTTTGCAATATTTTGTCTAAAATCTGGTTTATAGGAAATTTTGAAATTAGGATAATGCTTTTTAATTGATAAGTATATTTCTTCTGGAGAAAAACTCATTCCAGATAAATTGTATGATGTTCTTACTTTTATACACTCAGGAGAAGCTTCCATTAAGCTAATTGTAGCCTTTATTGCATCATCCATATATATCATCGGTAATCTTGTATCAGATTCTAAAAAACAATTAAATTCATCGCCAGAAACTGCCTTATGATAAATGTCAACAGCATAGTCTGTAGTTCCACCACCTGGTAAAGATTGATATCCTATTATACCTGGGTACCTTAGAGAGCGAACATCTAAACCATATTTTAAAAAATAGTACTGTGCTAAATTTTCGCCTGCAACTTTACTAACTCCATAAATAGTAGCTGGATTTAAATTTGCATTTTGTGGCGTATTAAAAAGTGAAGCATTTGATCCAAAAACTGCAATAGAACTGGGATAAAAAACTTTTTTTATGTTATGTTTTATAGAAACTTCTAAAACGTTCATGAGTGAATTTACGTTTACATCCCAAGCTAATTGTGGGTTCTCTTCCCCTTTTGCAGAGAGTATTGCAGCTAAATGATAAATTTGTGTTATAGCATACTTTTTAACAATATTCTCTAAAACATTGAAATCAGTGGCATCTAAAATTTCAAATAAACCATCAGCATTATCTTGTTTTTTATAAATATCAGAAGCGACTACTGAAGATTTTCCGTGTATTTCACGAAGTGCAGGCGTTAGAACTGAGCCTATTTGCCCATTGGAACCAATTACTAAAATATTGTTTATTTCGATTTCCATGATTGATTAATGTTTACTTAAAATTAAAACTTTATCAATAATAACTTTACTTTTTAATATTTTTTAGATAAAATCTATTTAAAAACAGATAACATGTCTAATCACTTGAGATTCAACGATGAAATTTGTCGATTTTTTTAGTTTGAATTCATTTCATTTACAACTAATTTTCGTTTTCCTGATGATAATAAAGGAATTTCATCAACATATTCTATAGCAATAGAAGCATCTTGACCAAAATAACCTTTGTATTCTTTTATTAATTCCTCTTCCCTATCGAAGTCTTTCCAAGGATTTAATCTAAATTTATATTCTTTTTTCCCAGTTTGCACGAATTGATATTGTTTTAATTCAGAATACTTCCACATATTAACCGTTACTATGTGTGATGTAATAATTTTGTTTTTTGTATCTAAAACTAAATCTACTTTTCTTCCTTCAATACGCTCTAAAACTGGACCTCTATTTGTGTTTTTTTTGTTTTCAGACATATAAGCTAAATCACCCGTATTATATCTTATTAAAGGCATACAATAATTAAATAAGTCTGTGATAACTACTCTTCCTATCTCTCCTGGTTTTGCAGGGTTGTCATTATCAATATTTAATAATTCGACGTGGTAACTACCCCAATTAATTTCAAATTCATACCCGCCAGAATAATTTTGTTGAGCTAACATACCACATTCCATATTTGAATACCTAGACAAAACGGGCACTTGAAAATACTTTTCCATTTTATCCTTAGTAGTCGTTTTTAATTCATCAGAATTTGTGATAATACTTTTTATATTGAAATTTAGGGGTTTACTGTTTATTTTGTCTAAGTAATTAACAATAACATCGCATGTTGAGGCAAAACAAAAAATACTTTTTCTTGAATTATCTTCATTTAAATCGGTTAATAGCTGAGCAACATCTTCATCGGTGTAATTAAGGATATTGTAGGGTTTGATATTTTCCATAAATAATTTTAATGGAGACTTTCTATTTATATCGTTCCATACTTTCATAAATATTAATCTTGACCCTATTTCAAACCCTCCTTGTTTTGTAAAATAGATAATGTCTGCATTATTTCTTAATCGCTTATTCTTGTTATGAAATAGTTTAAATGGAGTTCCCGTAGAACCACTTGTAACTACAGGTGTATTTTTATTTCCAGTAAAAAACGCTGATTTAAAATCATCATAATTGTTTCTCACTACATCTTTATCTATAATCGGAAAATCCTTGAGATTATTTCCCTTTGCATTAGATTTATAATATGGGGTGCTTTCTAAAGCATTTTTTAAAAGGTTTTCTAAATGCTTCGCTCTTCTTTCTTCAGATGCTTTAGTGTTGTAGTTTTCTATTATAAATTTAATGTCATTGTAATGTTTTCGTATTGGACTTCCTTTTAAAAAGTCTACAAGCCAAAAACTATATTTTCTTAATAATTCAAGTGAATACATGATATGATTAAATGATATTTTATTTAAAATTGCTATTAATAAACTAGCTTATCAAAAAAAATCTTTAAATAGATTGATAATATCTTTTATGTGTAAAAATTAAAAAAGCCCTCTAATGAGGGCTGTAATATTTTTTTGAAAAGTTTTTATTTACAAATCATTAAAAATAGAATGCATTAAGCGTTTTTTATCGTTAATACTTTCTTCTAATGATATCATAGTTTCTGTTCTATAAACGCCTTCTATGTCATCCAACATAAAAATAACTTCTTTGGCATGCTCTGTACTTCTTGCTCTAATTTTACAGAAAATATTAAATTTCCCGGTAGTAATATGTGCTACAGTAACATAAGGTATTTCATTTATACGTTCTAATACAAATTTAGTTTGAGAGGTATTATTCAAGTATACACCAACATAAGCAATAAAAGAATAACCAAGTTTTTTATAATCTAACATCAAAGAAGAACCTTTAATGATTCCGGATTCTTCCATTTTTTTAACACGTACATGAACAGTACCTGCAGATATTAATAATTTTTTAGCAATGTCTGTGAATGGAATTCTTGTGTTATCGATTAACATATCAAGAATTTGATGATCAATTTCGTCTAATTTAATTTTCCCCATAATTAATTATTCTTAAATTTAAAACGAAATTAATACATTTTTATTAAAAATACGCCATAAATGATACGTTTTATTTCGATATAAGCGATTTTTTTTCATTATTTATAATTACGAAAACGTTTTCGTTATTAACTTTTAATAGCTTTCCCTCATTATCGTAAACTTCAAACCCATTGGCTTCTATTTCTTTATGTCCAAAATAGTCATCTAGTTTTTCTATTTTTTCAACTTTTGGAATAAATTCAATTTTATTTTCTATTAGCCTTTCTTGAAATTGAATTCCAATATCTAAAAATTCATCATTTACTTTTGCTTTTCTTATAATTACATCATAAAAACACTTGCTGTTTTCTGGAATTTTAAAATAACCTTCATAATTATCTCCAATTGCATTTGAATTAGAAATATAATTTAAAGATATAATGTATGATATATATATAAATTCACGTGTTTTTTCTCTTGCATAGTCGTTATGAAAATGACCTGCCTCAAACAAAATAGTAGGTATATTTTCACTCTGAAAAGTATCACCAACACAATTAAGATTAAAAGCATCATCATACACCCCAACTTGATTAGGTATTAGCGCTTGTAAAGCATCATTCATAGCGCTAATAACTTCCATTGCCACTTTTCTATTTGAGCTGATAGAACACGCTTTATCTTGAGCTGGAGCTAAAAAAGATACTGTTGCTGGTTTATTAGACTTTCTTACA containing:
- a CDS encoding CoF synthetase, coding for MRLLEKIRFTMFWFVDFLKGSKLKKHYKDITFILENYNLNSSKQRREAHLNSIIKHAIKTTEFYKKYTFNESLETLPVIDKNILREKHLEFLSNTMTKKKFYSTITTGSTGTPLEIFLDKNKRRRNTADVIYFSQLANFKIGFRLFYLRKWSVDLKKSFFLSWIQNVKALEVLNLNDENIDKIINNIKNDSSTKGFIGYASAYDVICKYLDRIKFKPINSNIKSIIAVSEGLNINTKKSLEYYFQAPVVSRYSNMENGIIAQQTPQSKNNFIINWASYYIEILDIDKDILAKPGEPGRIVVTDLFNYYMPIIRYDTGDIGTIDYSVQPPIFTKIEGRKTDVLYNTNGIVVPSMIIASIDRYDGIIQGQLIQESKYEYTLKLNVSELFNKELEIINEFKGYLGINAKIKVVYVNEIPLLDSGKRRSTVNNYIKQA
- a CDS encoding YqcI/YcgG family protein, with translation MNIRLYNFKNVRANEKPEWVFSAINSFKNTMLDKKIPFPCHFAKLGLEKSTFRFTYIKKEELYKPEEFRISLIEYLNTYKTIDWPSVLVVFINTNSENNLENHEEIFWNILQYLMDSDDESRPIEIPENPESFKWQFCFNGIPLFISGHSNAYKKRKSRHSASDMMLVIQTTETLKPVAGTSKKSGYIRKIIRERVSKYDDIEVSNLLGSYPNVNSHEWKQFWLPDTNIDKKKCPLRFKQANS
- a CDS encoding sugar-transfer associated ATP-grasp domain-containing protein, producing the protein MISRIKHLKVFLNDPNKKGFLRMIKEIFIFTLIKKELPTDYFRKFLYRKDIVDYKNYLSLKQYYSIINSPYITNKNVEDIMHNKLSFAFYCEKKRLLVPLLASYNFKNTFYFNKNIIKIKNNKELVNFYKNVFNYYDKEKLFLKPINGGGGYGCILIEKDRIEEHITLNAKTLLNNNYIHQEVISQHSDINKMYSKSVNTLRIDTYLDKNENIHVISSAMRFGIGDNITDNAGSGGFYVSVDSSCGRLKGKGIQDLTKGGNEFLNHPNTHTKIDDFKIPFYNEALDLAKKSAEYFPTRLIGWDIAISETAPIIIEGNPKPSLHLTGTAFGGYLKHPLIQEILKEIK
- a CDS encoding type II CAAX prenyl endopeptidase Rce1 family protein, producing the protein MNKAFRLLKKIFLYIKKPHYERAVAIPNIYKIRLFTLIFTTYFIVNLLVIFIIENLNNNVNIFYLSDNYKIEAFKHFSKRANLILLLILLPITEELFFRGPISLFKKNKNNFKNVFHLSAISYGFAYAIFYQLTTNIIVFSVVLIMLSKTIYGLFLGLIRVRFGIKYSIISNIIYSILFYLTYHYILLLFFTNYI
- a CDS encoding class I SAM-dependent methyltransferase; translated protein: MKNLNAELYANELLELWAKKNHLLIAEDKLLSKYLVDKTKKVLDVGTGGGRLAFYLEKKGFVNISAFDIVPKMIDHATRVAKETNSKIDFKVADAVNIPEYGSDEFDYALYLQQVLNFIPNDQGFKASLKESYRITKKGGLAIFAFLDYDSRFFNRPFSATLNILRKIREENVSMQRLPWIKINNKINWNLFNRDQALSYWVKKDAILADLKNIGYTILEVKNANQFVNTKTKSRKGMLYVVCKK
- a CDS encoding sugar transferase; translation: MYKKIFKRIIDFFASLFGIILLSPIFLILIIILMFVNNGRPFFFQERPGKNQRIFKIIKFKSMTDKKDDFGNLLPNEQRVTKFGDFIRKTSLDEIPQLINILIGQMSLVGPRPLRVHYLPFYTNEEQIRHTVKPGVTGLAQVSGRNLLSWDDKLTKDIEYVNNLSFKNDIIILLKTVKKVLNSSNIEIHPEMLDLDELRKTKN
- a CDS encoding ATP-grasp domain-containing protein; amino-acid sequence: MKQNILFTCAGRRNYLINYFKEALKGNGNVVAADYQLSAPSLVDADIAIKVPKITDSNYINTLKDIIKNENITAVISLNDLELPILSKNKEELEMLGARVIISNEYIIDIAFDKWKTYEFFKKLNINTPKTYLTINDALESIKKGDLNYPLIVKPRWGSASIGIDIAENEEELLLSYKLQHIKIRKSILKDASSKDIERSIIIQEKINGVEYGVDILNDLNGNYYGTFVREKLAMRSGETDKAISVINDNFTKYGEIIGKNSKHIGNMDCDFFVSNDEVYFLEMNPRFGGGYPFSHEAGIDTPSIYLSWLNNDFNVDKYNNFKADKMFSKCDRIMPIVKK
- a CDS encoding NAD-dependent epimerase/dehydratase family protein; protein product: MEIEINNILVIGSNGQIGSVLTPALREIHGKSSVVASDIYKKQDNADGLFEILDATDFNVLENIVKKYAITQIYHLAAILSAKGEENPQLAWDVNVNSLMNVLEVSIKHNIKKVFYPSSIAVFGSNASLFNTPQNANLNPATIYGVSKVAGENLAQYYFLKYGLDVRSLRYPGIIGYQSLPGGGTTDYAVDIYHKAVSGDEFNCFLESDTRLPMIYMDDAIKATISLMEASPECIKVRTSYNLSGMSFSPEEIYLSIKKHYPNFKISYKPDFRQNIANSWPRSIDDSSAKNDWNWKPSYDLKNMTRVMISKLSKRYKSA
- a CDS encoding CoF synthetase; amino-acid sequence: MYSLELLRKYSFWLVDFLKGSPIRKHYNDIKFIIENYNTKASEERRAKHLENLLKNALESTPYYKSNAKGNNLKDFPIIDKDVVRNNYDDFKSAFFTGNKNTPVVTSGSTGTPFKLFHNKNKRLRNNADIIYFTKQGGFEIGSRLIFMKVWNDINRKSPLKLFMENIKPYNILNYTDEDVAQLLTDLNEDNSRKSIFCFASTCDVIVNYLDKINSKPLNFNIKSIITNSDELKTTTKDKMEKYFQVPVLSRYSNMECGMLAQQNYSGGYEFEINWGSYHVELLNIDNDNPAKPGEIGRVVITDLFNYCMPLIRYNTGDLAYMSENKKNTNRGPVLERIEGRKVDLVLDTKNKIITSHIVTVNMWKYSELKQYQFVQTGKKEYKFRLNPWKDFDREEELIKEYKGYFGQDASIAIEYVDEIPLLSSGKRKLVVNEMNSN
- a CDS encoding Lrp/AsnC family transcriptional regulator; amino-acid sequence: MGKIKLDEIDHQILDMLIDNTRIPFTDIAKKLLISAGTVHVRVKKMEESGIIKGSSLMLDYKKLGYSFIAYVGVYLNNTSQTKFVLERINEIPYVTVAHITTGKFNIFCKIRARSTEHAKEVIFMLDDIEGVYRTETMISLEESINDKKRLMHSIFNDL
- a CDS encoding M14 metallopeptidase family protein; amino-acid sequence: MQLEDIQLQYKSFKETGLFHRYITNKHIEPLLDNLGEQVNVETIGFSVLNKPIYGLKIGHGNKRILMWSQMHGNESTTTKALFDLFNTLLDEDSILKHILDACTLYVIPILNPDGAEAYTRLNANEVDLNRDAQNLTQPESKVLRQVFKSFKPHYCYNLHGQRTIFSVRKSNKPATVSFLAPAQDKACSISSNRKVAMEVISAMNDALQALIPNQVGVYDDAFNLNCVGDTFQSENIPTILFEAGHFHNDYAREKTREFIYISYIISLNYISNSNAIGDNYEGYFKIPENSKCFYDVIIRKAKVNDEFLDIGIQFQERLIENKIEFIPKVEKIEKLDDYFGHKEIEANGFEVYDNEGKLLKVNNENVFVIINNEKKSLISK